A region of the Ovis canadensis isolate MfBH-ARS-UI-01 breed Bighorn chromosome 10, ARS-UI_OviCan_v2, whole genome shotgun sequence genome:
TCACCTGActtcttttatcttttgaaatactttaaaaattgagataacaGGGTACAGGGCAGTTAGAATACAGTTTCTAATTTGGAACCTGATTCTgctccatctgctgtgaaatccaGTTACATCCCGTTGAATGCAGAGGTGGGTGTGTATAGCATTTTGCGAGAGgagatattttataattatcagTTCCTTTTCTAAGTGGCGATTTGAGGTGCTGGGAACAGCAGTGGCTGTGGTGGTGGCGGATGGTAAATGAGTGACTGGTATCTTGGTGGTGCTGCAGTAGATTCCAGTTTATTCACTGTAGACTGTGTCATCTTACAGGTTTACTGGGTTTTTAATGATAATAGAAAGATGTCAGTAACTGAGGAGGAGAGCTTGGGTGACCTGGTGAGTTGGCAGTCTCTGTGCTCTGTGTGTAGAGAAGCTGGGCTCTGGCTGTGCCCTTCTTTTTTAGGAAGGTGTTATCTCCTCTCATATAACAGGCCTTATAGGTATAGAAAACCTCACCTATATATCTATAACTTGTAAGGGAGATGAATGAATATTGTTGCTGAAAAAAATTGTTAATTATGgacaaagataaaaattttaaagtggacATTTTGGAAACTATATTAAGAATGGTATAAGCAAATATATATTGGCTTGGAACTGTAAATCGAGTGGCTCTCAAAAATGTTAATTCAACTGTCCATCTCAGGTTTTCCACTGAGGGTGCATCTGTGTTCTTTGTTACACAGAGCTCCACGAAAGTGAATGATCATGTAATTGGGATTAAAGGAACTGCTGTTACTGACTCTTCCAATTAACTAATAAAGTTCTTCAAAATTAGTTTCTGGTTAATTTGTTTAGGTTTGAATGATTTTTATAGGATAAAAAGTTATATATAgttcattttttctcttccttttttctaagAAGCATATTAGcagctgaattttttttcctatttagtgATGTGATCTGCAGGGTAACAGCTTGTATTAGCTGTTCAatggaaaatgaatattttatagttATAGTGATAACCTGTAAAAGTCCAGTTCTGAACATTGCTGGAGTAAATTTAAAAGCGTAATGAATTTTGCTTTCCCTTTGTTCATTTATAtggtaaatacacacacacacacacgtattaaataatgaaaataaaatcatgtctCAAATTCCAGACCTTTAAAAAGAATCTTTTCagaatttaagtaaataaaaaacagaaaatggcaTTAGTAATAATTGAGAAtgtgattgaaatgaaaagtcgttattttactttaaaaatgttaagactTTAAAAGAATCATTATCTTCTTTCAGATAAACTTGCGCCTCATCTTGGTAAGCGGGAAAACGAAAGAGTTCCTGTTTTCTCCTAATGATTCTGCTTCTGACATCGCAAAGCACGTGTATGACAACTGGCCGATGGGTGAGTGGTGGTTTTCTCTTGAGAATGAATAATGTTGATTCTTTATGCCCTGCCTTGTTTCACAGACACTTTGAAAAAGTTGAAGTAAAATacaagaaaacaagcaaatgatTGAGGGTACACGGCTTAAAGTGGAAGGGGCTGCCACATCCCTGCTGGGTTTGGCCTTTCAGCTCCCTCACTGCAGAATGGTAAAGGAGCCTGGGCATCAGGTCGCTGGGTGGCCTTACAGCTGttttaatgtaaaagaaaattatcttttaaaggaaaacacaaggtagctaacacacacagacactttcATATCAGTAACTCTTTACACCAAAGCacaaagtaaaaacaaagaaaaactaacaaattataacacattttttttatttttggtctatTCTGTATACAACCTGCATTTGACAGAAAGTGAATATCTCATTCATGTCACTTCCTGTGTTTTCTGAACTACTCCAAGGTCAAGAAGGTATAAAATCCATTTATGCTTTGCATTTTCAAGCCAATATCCATGACAGAATTTTGGAGTgtgtgcgtttgtgtgtgtgtgtgtgtgtttgagagagagagaaatccttTCTCTGGTTCTTTTCCATGTAATAAGACTCGTGCCGTCCTCAAACGAGTCTTCAACTTATGCTCTTCCTGTGAAGCTAACCCAAGTCATTTTGATCCTGTTAATTGCATGTACCTAGTGATACGACTGTTTGTGCTGATTTCACTAATTTTACTGGACTtcgctgatggctcagacagtaaagaatccacctgcaatgcaggagacctggattcgatccctgggttgggaagatcccctgcagaacggaaaggctacccactccagtgttctggcctagagatcccatggacagaggagctaacCAAAACAGTTTGTACTTTTAAAGCACAAGACTTGTATTAACAAAGAACACAGTGTATGCAAAATGAATCAATTAGATCAGTACTGCTCAACTGAAAATACTGTTATATGAAACTCTTTTAGAAGAAAGTCTTTAATCCTTATTAACTTCTATAGACCATAAAACTAAAACAGATCtacaaagaaaatgcaaatatagCTCTAAAACCAGTAATGTTCAAATTAACAACTTTAATGTGCCACGTGGCATATTTTTGCTAAAACTCACTCACTGCTTGCCCCATGGATATGGTACTGTGGAGTATGGCGTGCCTCTTCGCCCACTGGCTATATGAGAACCCAGTTATGTGTGGATTTACCACAGACCCTTCATTCACACAGTGTACCAAATTGTCATTCAGCCTTCACTGACAGGAACGTGTCATTTATGTATTAAGTCGACCTTTGTTCTTTTCTTGTTAACCTCTTGACAATTAAAGAAGTACTGCTTGGTACCAGTACAGTCATAAGCTTAAACTCATACATGAGCACTAAAGTCCCAAGGCTGTACTTGGTTGTAAGGTAATAATTTGAATTATCTAGATAATCTCATCCAGgttatcattaaaatgaaaacacaatctaAAAACTCTTGATGAGGACTTTCAGACCCAAAGAACCTCatagacctgagtttgagaaACAATGCTTTAGACAAATACTTTTAAATGACTGGGTCTTTCTTCTTGCTGATAACCAAGGAACAAGTCAATACTAGCTCCTGAATCAGATACTGGAGCTAAAGGTCATAGATAAGGAATTTCAGAAGAGCTGAAGTAACTAAACTTAGAATACTGGATTGTCTTCACAGCCAGGCAGGATAGATAAGTAAGACTGTGAAAAGCATTTTCAAATGTCTGAGAGTGATGTTGTTTGTGTAGTGGCTAAGGTGTATCCaactctgagacctcatggactgcagcgtgcggagcttccctgtccttcactgtctccgagtctgctcaaactcatgtccattggttcaatgatgccatccgaccatctcatcctctgttgcctccttcttctcctgccctctatctttcccagcatcagggtcttttccagtgaattagctttttgcatcaggtgccaaagtactgaagcttcagcttcagcttcagtccaatgaatagtcaggactgatttcctttaggatggactggttgaatctcctttcagtccaagggacttaagTCTTCTCCAAatccaaagttcaaaagcatcagttctttgacgctcagcttcttcatagtccaactctcacttccatatatgactactggaaaaaccatagctttaactatatggacctctgtcagcaaagtgatgcctctgcattttaatatgctgtctaggatcgtcatagcttttcttccaaggagcaagtgtctttttatttcatggctgtagtcaccatctgcagtgatttttggagtccaagaaaatgaagtctgtcattgtttctgttgtttccccatctatttgccatgaagttatgggagtggatgccatgatcttagttatatttctcctggcattcttgattccagcttgtgcttcatccagcccagcattttacatgatgtactctgcatataagttaaataagcaaggtggcagtatacagccttgatgtaaaatcctttcccaatttggaaccaatctgttgttccatgtccaggttctaactgttgcttcttgacctgcatacaggtttctcaggagggaggcaggtaaggtggtctggtgttcccatccctttaagaattttccataatttgttgtgattgacacagttaaaggctttagcataatcagtgaagcagaaatagatgtttttctggaatctcttgctttttctatgatccagtggatgttggcagtttgatctcctgttcctctgccatttctaaatccagcttgtgcatctgagAGTTCTCAGTTCACCTATTGTTGaaacctaacttgaaggattttgagcattaccttgctagcatgtgaaatgagtgcaattgtgtgataatttgaacattctttggtattgccctttttggggattggagtgaaaattgaccttttccagtcctgtggccactgctgagttttcctaatttattgACACAATGaacaatgctaaaggaaatattCTACTCATAATAATCTTGGGTGTGATGAATTCAAAGTAATCCATACCAAAGTGTTAACAACTTATTTGGTTTTCCTTCTGGAGGAGAGGGGCCTGGGACCATGGGAGTCAGAGGGCACTGAAGGGGGATGGACGGGGGAGAGGCTGGGGGTAGGGCTGGGGCTCATCTCTCCTTTCCCGCCATGCTGAGTCACCTACAGGCACTGGTGGTATCAAACTCACTCCATCATCTTGAACAGTCAAAACAACGCAAAAGGGAGAGCCCTCCACTCACCTCCTTTATCTTCTGTCACTTGCTCTTGGGAGTGTTTTAAACTAGTTTTTGCGTTGACAGTTATCTCATGAAAGCAGGAACTTCTGTAGGAAACACACACATGATGCTAGAATTCTTAAGAAAGGTGATGATGGAATTCTCAAGTCTCTATCAAAATCACAACTTAAAATTCTGTATCTACAAGGCAGTGAAAATTACTGACCCCATACTTTGTCATGATACAGTGTCCTCAGGCCGCTATTTTGACAGAATCATATTCCGTATTTTACCATAATAAGGTAAGTTATACTCTAAACTGAAGTATTCTGTTATCCATTCTACACACCAGTTGCCTTTCGATTGTCTTTGTACATTATCCTAGATTTCATACTTGTATAGTACCTTGTGATATCCGTTGCTTTTCAAGTTCATTCTGAGAATTTTGGGTAAAGTGAACTAAAATTGTATCTTCTGTAATGTTTATCAGTTGGCTTAAAAACAATAAAGTTATCCACATTATGAAAAAGTAGACactgttctgctttttaaaattttaattttctagttactgaggtataattttttgttgttgttgttatgctCTTTACCAATATGctaatgcttttaaaaatctttgttaaaCCTACTGTTCCCAGCCTCAAATATATGTTTTAACAGGTACAGATACTGGAATATTGCgatgttttgttattttgataattaaaattaattttcagctGACTTCTTTTTAACTAAGATTAGACTTTCCCCAACTCATTTGTCTTAGTTTTTAAACTTCAGGACTGTGTTCGGGCACATTTTAGTGTTCTTTAAGAAGCAAAGACTAATCTTAAGCAGTTCCTTCTGTGTAGTGAGGAGCAGCGAGAACAGTGCTTGTGAGACTCGTGACTATTCCAGTTAGCAGGAAGCTCCAGGTGTCCTCTGTGATACTCTTCATCTGAATGGGATCAGAATTTTAGAACAGTGTGATAATGCCTTAATTTTATGTTGAAATGCACCTAACAATTCCCTGGTTCTTTTCAGACTGGGAAGAAGAGCAGGTCAGCAGTCCAACTATTCTACGCCTTATTTATCAAGGAAGATTTCTGCACGGAAATGTCACGTTAGGAGGTAATGGTCACCTTTGTAATGGGACTTAGTGCCTGTCTTGCAGCAGCATcactcatttgtttgtttagataCTCATGTCTGGTTTTGCTAAAAACATACAATTTCAAACTCTATGAATTTTGCCTAGTTTTTGGTATGTCTACTTTTTTGCATTTTGCGTTCTAATTTCAGCTCTATGCTTAAGTGTTTACCACCTTGTAAAATAAACTCTTAAGCCATTACAGATGGGAATCCAcacttattattttataaatgtagttTAATTTTACCTCTGGATAATGTAATTTAGATgtcatatttttaagttaaatccAGACACAAACTCGGCAAAGTTTATGATGGTTGATTTTCACATATAATATTGAAGGGATGTTTTTCATTTTGACTGTAATTGATGGAATTGCTAATCATGCAGACATGCAGGTCAGCGAGTCATGTTAGAGAACCAGTGAAGCATAGCGACTGGAAGAGCAGGCCTTAGAGCCGGGTTGTCCGTGTGGGAGCTTAGCTGCACTGCTCACTGGCTCCGTGACCTCGAGCCAGTTCCTTGCCTGCTCTCTGTCCTGGTGTTGCGGTCTCTTCATCAGTAAGGTAGAATAACCACAGTGCCTCAGAACAGTGCTTGGTACCTATTACACACTGTTAGTTTTTACTGCTCTTCACGTGTGAATGAAGAGATGGGGCTCAATAGTGCCCCCTCATGGGGGTGCATTTTCTACCATGAGCAGAATTTGGTTTTAAGTACCAGTATTTCACATACATTATAATTATCAATGGAAATTTGTAGGCAGAGGAAGTGATCTACCTTAATGTATCTTTGTATACATATAGTCATGAGTTTTTTCCTCTAAACCTAACAATTGAAATGTTTAATCTGATCTTCCTTCAAGGTAGgctcttttcattcattcactcactcattcagcaTCTATTTATTTCTTATGTGACAACAGTGCTAAACAGTTAAAGATACAGGATTGAAAAAGATAGAATCTCTTCCTTCAAGGTACTCTGGTATTAGAGAGTAGAAGCCGATAAAATTCACTGTTAAAATACTGTGTGATAAGGGCTGGAGCAGATGAATGCAAATGATTATTATGACAGATAGATAGAACGTTTCAGTATATAATTAGAAGTGTTGTATAGTGGCTGGCTAGCGTTAAATAAGATGGAAAGTCATGTTGATCATATGAAATATTAGGAATATTGAAGATTATTAGGGCTCTTCTTAACCATCATCCTATAGGGAAGATTTAAACAGCGGGTAGCAGGAGGACCGAGCTTGTTGGGTACTGATCTGAGCCTGCCTTTAATTCCAAGTGAGGGGAGTAGATTGAAACTCAGAACTAGAACATTGCAACTGCAGAAACAACTCCAGGCCGTAGCTGCACTGTCTGCTTCTCACTGTATACACAGAATGACAAAGGGATTTACTTTGTGTGACTGGTTCATAGGTACATGGGTGTATTCTATTActctatttctgaaatattttataacaaaaatcgttacttataaatgagaaaaacctTTTAAAGGCTTGAATAGAAAACAGTGATTACTAATAATGCCAAacagtgattcatttatttaaaataaccttttaaagaaaattgttttctaaTAGAAGAATATAaggttgaaaatataaaattattattattatgtttaaaatcattaacatgtcatttcttctatttctacATTGTGGTGACCTCTTTGATGCAGGAATTTTATTAGGTGACTAAATAAAATTAGGTTAAGCAATTATgtattttctctttccccttccttaCACTATGTTTTTATATGTCAAACTAATAGTCATAGCTAAATAATTTCTGAATTATAAAAATTGCTTCTGATAATATTAACCTAATTTCATTATGTAATAAATGCTGTATCCAGTAAGAAGTGCTGTCTGTTGGGGAAGTCATACAGAAGGCAGTCAGCTTTTAAAGTGGTCTCAATTTTGGTGAGTGATTCCAGTAGGTTGATGTATGTGTAACaaactgtcttcttttcacaCAGCATTAAAGCTTCCTTTTGGCAAAACAACAGTGATGCATTTGGTGGCCAGAGAGACCTTGCCAGAGCCAAACTCCCAAGGTGAGCTGTGTGCTGGGAGCTTCCTGCCTTGCGCCACAGAGGCAGGCGTTCACAAATGGCTCCAGTTCTCTTGGACATTCTGAGGACAGGATGTTCTCATAGTGTATGGTCAGAGCTCGCTAAGCAGATAACCAGGCATTTTGGAAACAGGCTAAAACTAAAAGGGTATTTATTATagccttttaatttaaaaaaaaaaatgccaacattaagcaaaaaaaaaaaaaatccctgtttcTTATTACGCTGGAAtccctctgcttcccccaagCATCTTTATAAACAAGGCTTCTCTTCACTTCCCTAGGTCAGAGGAATCGTGAAAAGACTGGAGAGAGTAACTGTTGTGTCATCCTGTAAGCGGTCTACCTGGCGCGTGTGGCGTGGTCTTTGTCTTTCATGCTGCCGGGCCAGGGGTGACCCGGCATCGCTTCAGAACCTTCAGGAAGCGTCTGCCTGTAGACCCATGGACCTCAACCACCACGTGGACACTGTCATCTTCTctcatgaaagtaaaaagaaccAAGGACATTTTTCACTATGACTTTTATTCCTAGTAGTTTTGTTTATGTtaagcagttttaaaatataaatttaaattgatttttgaatGCAAGTCAATCTCCAGGGGAAAAGTTAACAAGTGATTTTTCATAGCAGAAACCATTTTCCTGCCACAAAGGTTTTCATCACCAGAACTAACAAATCAAGTGTTCCAAATACAATTTTGCACTAAAAATAATTGACAATTATTTTCTTCATCAGCAGAATTTATAACATGGTTTATGGTACCTAGAAATACTCATGTGCAAATCCACACTGGAAGACATTCAGCAATTAATGAAGTTAATTGCTGGGCCAACatgagaggaaaaaatagaaaagaaactaaaatgttGGGTGAATTCTACCGCAGTCAGCCATGGCGGCTGCACTGGCACAGAATCCTGCCCTGAGCTCGGCTATTCTCACTGCAACAAGTGGAAAGACACAGTGTGCCTGTTGTTGGGAGTGCTCAGCAGAGGGCTCGTGAAGCTAGTTGTTTTTCCTTCACACGTGCACTCCAGTCAGACTGACTGGGGGCTTGTTCACACAGCACAAGAGGGAACGCGCGCGTCTTAGCCTTAACGCGGGGGGTAGTTCCAGTCACTCGTAGATTTCCATGATTGCACAGAAATATTAGAAAACCTCATTGATTCACCACTTTTATGTATTTGAATATCAGCAAATTCAATTTTCTGTAATTATTGCTCATCTCTGTGTTCCGTGTCATACTTCATCATTAATGAGAGAGAGCTCAGATGAATTCTTAAAATCAAAAATTCTCCATAGGACTAATTTTGTTTCCTTATGTAGTTTGCCTTGGGTATTAGTGCTTGCAATTGTATTAAAATCAAAAGCTGATTTTCAAGGCATACTTGATTAGGGATGCCATTCTTTTGTTTTGTAccgataatttaaaaattgatatgcTAAAAACAATTTGCACAGCGCTAAAGCATGAGCTAGTTTCATCTAAACCtgtaaaaaagatataaaagattttatattttttcactgGGAAGAAATTCTTCCTGGGTGAAATTGCGAATATGTgtagaatatatttaataaaaacctCATAAAATACCTAACTATAGAACTTAAATATAGATTGGCGTGTCGTATATAGAACAATATTCCATATAAATAACTCTAGCCTTTATAAAAATGAAGTTGCAGGCTGATGTAATGTCCTGTACTGAAATGAGTGTCCACGGCCCTTACAAGCAGTAAGTGTAAATGGTTTCAGTCAGCTTCGTTTAAAGGTAATCAGgttattttattcattgttaATGCTTTGATGGAAAGGCTTTATATGCAGTAGATCTACAAAAATATTGTTCATACTGATCAgaattaaatttgtatagagcagagttttaaaatgaatgtaaatagcactaaacattttctttctgcaACCTGTACTTATAGATTCTTTCTGTAcactaaataaaaaaatatcataGTGCATTTTGGTGGTAATTTTAAAGGTCTTTGATTAGGTTGATAGTTGTTTAAATACTGTCTCATCCATGTTATAATtgttcaatttttatttctgaatcttTAAGAAAATTTGTTGAATATTCTATTGTTAGTTTTGGGAGGATTCCCAGTGTATCTCTGATATTTAACCTGGTTAATTTGTGCACAGTCATGAC
Encoded here:
- the UBL3 gene encoding ubiquitin-like protein 3; translated protein: MSNGKMSSNVPADMINLRLILVSGKTKEFLFSPNDSASDIAKHVYDNWPMDWEEEQVSSPTILRLIYQGRFLHGNVTLGALKLPFGKTTVMHLVARETLPEPNSQGQRNREKTGESNCCVIL